A stretch of the Paenibacillus dendritiformis genome encodes the following:
- the aroF gene encoding 3-deoxy-7-phosphoheptulonate synthase, with product MIVIVSNQTPEERVAELVSLIEKAGNQAHISRGTDRTVIGIIGKAEPQLAEHLRQMKGVESVIKITKSYKLASRDFHPEDTVIKIKGVEIGGGNLVVMGGPCAVESPAQIDEIARLVKAAGGQILRGGAFKPRTGPYSFQGVGVEGLVMMAEAGRKHGLLTITEVMTPEYVDICAEYADILQVGTRNMQNFDLLRKLGECGKPVLLKRGFSATYDEWLNAAEYILAGGNPNVMLCERGIRTFETYTRNTLDLTAIPVVKQLSHLPVISDPSHGTGRRELVETMSKASVAAGADGLIIEMHTDPDNSMTGDGVQSLFPDQFANLLRELEQLAPLCGKTFSTEKMEPSHFATWVK from the coding sequence ATGATCGTTATCGTCTCGAATCAGACTCCGGAAGAGCGGGTCGCGGAGCTTGTAAGCCTCATCGAGAAGGCCGGCAACCAGGCCCATATCTCGCGCGGAACGGATCGAACCGTCATTGGCATTATCGGTAAAGCAGAGCCTCAGCTGGCTGAACATCTTAGACAAATGAAAGGCGTCGAGAGCGTGATTAAAATTACGAAATCATATAAGCTCGCTAGCCGTGACTTCCATCCGGAAGATACGGTAATTAAGATTAAAGGCGTGGAAATCGGCGGCGGCAATCTCGTCGTTATGGGCGGCCCGTGCGCGGTGGAATCGCCGGCGCAGATTGACGAGATCGCGCGCCTGGTGAAGGCGGCGGGCGGACAAATCTTGCGCGGAGGGGCTTTCAAGCCGCGGACAGGACCGTACAGCTTTCAAGGAGTCGGCGTAGAAGGGCTGGTCATGATGGCCGAAGCCGGGCGCAAGCACGGGCTGTTGACGATTACGGAGGTCATGACGCCGGAATACGTCGATATTTGTGCGGAGTACGCGGATATTCTCCAAGTCGGAACGCGCAATATGCAGAACTTCGATCTGCTGCGCAAGCTGGGCGAATGCGGCAAGCCGGTCTTGCTCAAGCGCGGGTTCAGCGCCACTTATGATGAGTGGCTGAATGCGGCCGAATATATTTTGGCCGGGGGCAATCCGAACGTCATGCTGTGTGAGCGCGGCATTCGCACCTTTGAGACGTATACCCGCAACACGCTGGACCTGACCGCCATTCCGGTCGTGAAGCAGTTGAGCCATCTGCCGGTCATCTCCGATCCGAGCCATGGCACGGGCCGCCGCGAGCTCGTGGAGACGATGTCCAAGGCATCGGTGGCCGCCGGCGCGGACGGATTGATCATCGAGATGCACACCGATCCGGACAACTCGATGACCGGAGACGGGGTGCAGTCGCTGTTCCCGGATCAATTCGCTAATCTGCTGCGCGAGCTGGAGCAGCTCGCCCCTCTGTGCGGCAAGACGTTCAGCACAGAGAAAATGGAGCCGTCCCATTTTGCTACTTGGGTCAAGTAA
- a CDS encoding response regulator transcription factor, which produces MTRSTIMVVDDDEKITSMLRRGLVFEGYEVRTATNGSEGLREMMIREPDLLILDVMMPEVDGWEVCRRLREAGSNVPVLMLTAKDEVQDRVHGLDLGADDYLVKPFALEELLARVRALLRRRAEGEGGTHRLTFEDVVLDLHTREVLRDGKPIELTAKEFELLHLFMQNPKRVLPRDVIMEKIWGYDYSGESNVLEVYIAMLRQKTEEHGGKRIIQTIRGTGYVLRGDH; this is translated from the coding sequence ATGACGCGTTCAACGATTATGGTCGTGGATGACGATGAGAAAATTACGTCCATGCTGAGGCGTGGCTTGGTCTTCGAAGGATATGAAGTCCGGACGGCGACGAATGGCAGCGAGGGCTTGCGCGAGATGATGATCCGCGAGCCCGATTTGCTGATCCTGGATGTGATGATGCCGGAGGTGGACGGCTGGGAGGTATGCCGCAGGCTGCGGGAAGCGGGCAGCAATGTGCCGGTGCTGATGCTGACCGCGAAGGACGAGGTGCAGGACCGGGTGCACGGGCTGGATCTCGGAGCCGACGATTATCTCGTCAAGCCGTTCGCGCTGGAGGAACTGCTGGCCCGCGTGCGCGCCTTGCTGCGCCGCCGGGCCGAGGGCGAGGGCGGGACGCACCGCTTGACGTTCGAGGACGTCGTGCTTGATCTGCATACGCGGGAGGTGCTTCGCGACGGGAAGCCGATCGAGCTGACGGCGAAGGAGTTCGAACTGCTCCATCTGTTCATGCAGAATCCGAAGCGGGTGCTGCCGCGCGACGTCATTATGGAGAAAATTTGGGGCTATGACTACAGCGGAGAATCGAATGTGCTTGAGGTGTATATCGCCATGCTGCGCCAGAAGACGGAAGAACATGGAGGCAAGCGTATCATCCAGACCATTCGGGGAACGGGCTACGTCTTGAGAGGAGATCATTAA
- a CDS encoding sensor histidine kinase, producing MSIRLRLTVWYSVLLAFTLLLFGIAIYTFVDYNTYAHIKSRIQAQVNQLKVLPTIDLQNRFDFDVPKSDVKRLEDAELYIQIVSFRNKTPRMSPNLSELGLNIPMPQKAAQIKEGYRKIEVGGYEFLVYENAIVLGDQVEGAFQVFAFTGREALFTKELRSILIIASMVTIVLAFSLGLFLAQKSLRPIENIIRATDRIQKGADLSVRIPREGPSDDEIGQLTDRINSMLGRMETFYNELDEAYRAQRRFVSDASHELRTPLTTIRGNVDLLQKMWMKQQEPIQMSQSDREQMSLEALRDIADESERMSHLVNDLLSLARADAGYVMSKVLVELKPMVEEVVRRAQFLPRKAEWELGDIDVLEDLYVYGNKDYLQQMLFIFIENAFKYTPEGKVRLTALRQDNQIGLKVDDTGIGMNEKEVPYIFERFYRADVSRGVTSGTGLGLAIAKWIIDEHRGSVEVVTKPGKGTSFIVWLPLATVDGSGDYPV from the coding sequence ATGTCGATTCGGCTGCGGCTTACGGTATGGTATTCCGTCCTGCTCGCGTTTACCTTGCTCTTATTCGGAATCGCCATCTACACCTTTGTCGACTACAACACATACGCGCATATTAAGTCGCGCATTCAGGCCCAGGTCAACCAGTTGAAGGTGCTGCCGACGATCGATCTGCAGAATCGCTTCGACTTCGATGTTCCCAAATCCGACGTGAAGCGGCTGGAGGATGCCGAGCTGTATATTCAGATTGTCAGCTTCCGCAACAAAACGCCGAGGATGTCGCCGAATCTGTCGGAGCTCGGTCTGAATATACCGATGCCGCAAAAGGCGGCGCAGATTAAAGAGGGCTATCGAAAAATCGAAGTTGGAGGCTATGAATTTCTTGTCTATGAAAATGCAATCGTGTTAGGTGATCAGGTTGAGGGGGCATTTCAGGTATTCGCCTTCACCGGGCGCGAAGCCCTGTTCACCAAAGAACTGCGAAGTATCCTTATCATCGCGTCGATGGTCACGATCGTGCTGGCCTTCTCGCTTGGCCTGTTCCTCGCCCAGAAATCGCTGCGGCCGATCGAGAATATCATCCGGGCTACGGACCGCATTCAGAAGGGGGCCGACCTGAGCGTCCGCATTCCGCGCGAGGGGCCGTCCGACGACGAGATCGGACAGCTCACCGACCGGATCAACAGCATGCTGGGCCGGATGGAGACGTTCTATAACGAGCTGGACGAGGCGTACCGGGCGCAGCGCCGATTCGTGTCCGATGCGTCCCATGAGCTGCGGACGCCGCTGACGACGATTCGCGGCAATGTCGATCTGCTTCAGAAAATGTGGATGAAGCAGCAGGAGCCGATCCAGATGAGCCAGAGCGACCGGGAGCAGATGTCGCTGGAAGCGCTGCGCGATATCGCGGACGAGTCGGAACGCATGAGCCATCTGGTGAATGATTTGCTGTCGCTTGCCCGCGCCGATGCCGGCTATGTGATGAGCAAGGTGCTCGTCGAGCTGAAGCCGATGGTCGAGGAGGTCGTGCGCCGGGCGCAGTTCCTCCCGCGCAAAGCGGAATGGGAGCTCGGCGATATCGATGTGCTGGAAGATTTGTATGTGTACGGCAACAAGGATTATTTGCAGCAGATGCTTTTCATTTTCATTGAGAATGCGTTCAAATATACCCCGGAAGGCAAGGTACGGCTGACGGCGCTGCGGCAGGATAACCAGATCGGATTGAAGGTGGATGACACGGGAATCGGCATGAACGAGAAGGAAGTGCCGTATATCTTCGAGCGTTTCTATCGGGCCGACGTGTCCCGCGGCGTAACATCGGGCACCGGGCTGGGGCTGGCGATAGCCAAATGGATTATCGATGAGCACCGGGGTTCGGTCGAGGTCGTCACGAAGCCGGGGAAAGGAACCTCGTTCATCGTGTGGCTGCCGCTGGCTACGGTCGACGGAAGCGGAGATTATCCGGTATAA
- the glnA gene encoding type I glutamate--ammonia ligase: MSTNPALMVIQEKKIQYVDFRFVDLVGRAHHITLPASEVDESTFTNGVAFDGSSIKGFRGIEESDMVMMPDANSCYVDPFTAHPTLIIMCDIFTPDGERYDRDPRSIAQKAEAYLHTSGVGTAAFFAPESEFFIFDEVRYENTMNRSSFYVDSVEASWNTNREEAGGNLGGKIPAKGGYVPVAPVDTQQDIRSEMCRLLQECGIRVERHHHEVATAGQGEINFRFDTLTASADNLMKYKYIVHNTARQFGKVATFMPKPLFGDNGSGMHVHQSIFNGDTPLFYEKGGYANLSEMALHYIGGILHHAPALIALTNPSTNSFKRLVPGYEAPVNLVFSKGNRSAAVRIPVAAVTPKGCRIEFRTPDSTANPYLAFAAMLMAGLDGIKRKIDPAAAGFGPYDRNLYELSEAEKMEIRRVPATMEEALDALMADHEFLLEGGVFTREFIDNYVSIKRKEAQSVAIRIHPQEYSLYFDC, from the coding sequence ATGTCGACAAATCCAGCTTTGATGGTTATTCAAGAGAAAAAAATCCAGTATGTAGATTTTCGCTTTGTTGATTTGGTCGGTCGGGCGCATCATATTACCCTTCCCGCTTCAGAGGTCGATGAGAGCACGTTCACGAACGGAGTAGCATTTGACGGTTCCTCCATCAAAGGATTCCGCGGAATTGAAGAATCTGACATGGTGATGATGCCGGACGCGAACTCCTGCTACGTCGATCCGTTCACGGCGCATCCGACGCTTATCATCATGTGCGATATTTTTACACCGGATGGCGAACGCTATGACCGGGATCCGCGCAGCATCGCCCAGAAGGCGGAAGCGTATTTGCACACGTCCGGGGTCGGTACGGCCGCATTTTTCGCTCCGGAGTCGGAATTCTTCATCTTCGATGAGGTCCGGTACGAGAATACGATGAACCGTTCCTCCTTCTATGTCGACTCGGTAGAGGCATCCTGGAATACGAACCGCGAGGAAGCCGGCGGCAACCTCGGGGGCAAAATTCCGGCAAAGGGCGGATACGTGCCGGTCGCGCCAGTCGATACGCAGCAAGATATCCGCAGCGAGATGTGCCGTCTGCTGCAGGAATGCGGCATCCGCGTCGAACGCCATCATCACGAAGTGGCGACGGCGGGGCAGGGGGAGATTAACTTCCGCTTCGATACGTTGACGGCCTCGGCCGATAATCTGATGAAATATAAATATATCGTTCATAATACGGCACGGCAGTTCGGCAAGGTGGCCACCTTCATGCCGAAGCCGCTGTTCGGCGACAACGGCAGCGGGATGCACGTGCATCAATCGATATTCAACGGCGATACGCCGCTATTCTACGAGAAGGGCGGATACGCCAATCTGAGCGAAATGGCGCTCCATTATATCGGCGGGATTCTGCACCACGCGCCTGCGCTTATCGCCTTGACGAACCCGAGCACCAACTCATTCAAGCGGCTCGTTCCCGGGTATGAAGCTCCGGTCAATCTGGTCTTCTCCAAAGGCAACCGTTCCGCCGCGGTTCGCATCCCGGTGGCCGCAGTCACGCCGAAGGGCTGCCGCATCGAGTTCCGCACGCCGGATTCGACGGCGAACCCGTACCTGGCGTTCGCGGCAATGCTGATGGCGGGACTGGACGGAATCAAGCGCAAGATCGATCCGGCCGCCGCCGGCTTCGGTCCGTATGACCGCAATCTGTATGAGCTGTCCGAGGCGGAGAAAATGGAGATTCGCCGCGTCCCGGCTACGATGGAAGAGGCGCTCGACGCTTTGATGGCGGATCATGAATTTTTGCTGGAAGGCGGCGTATTTACCCGTGAGTTCATCGACAACTATGTCAGCATTAAGCGGAAAGAAGCTCAATCCGTAGCCATTCGCATTCATCCGCAGGAATACAGCCTTTATTTCGACTGCTAA
- a CDS encoding discoidin domain-containing protein, whose product MKKTMNKKALGWMLGIVIMTASVLPGTPPSHVYAQPKELAAVADDEPIAPPDGGEPGTVTEAVYHKNGSAFPEDPSPDRGAGHSLAAAFGGTNLALNKPAYSSGNEVDYLSPDLAVDGKANTRWSSAKQDDQWFYVDLGERTAIDRVVIRWQTPADTYKILVSDDGEQWTNARDGDGVIPCKGGTEVIDFAPLQARYVKFQGVKRAPVEGVLYGYSFYEFEVYQLNDLQSIADRIQATLTVQAGQTELDWSAAEVPEGYRASVYGSDRLPVIDREGRIRMPLVDAKVNLIVQVEDLNDPNRKVLSDNIAVTVPGQYKQTPDRNPEPDVIPSLREWYGGSGTYTLTASSRIVVRPEDEAALRKAAELTREDVAGLTGYELEIAYGQPQTGDLYLSLDPSLAWLGEEGNVFQAGDYVSIASSSATGAFFGTRTALQILKQHPDLTIPRGEARDYPKYEKRGLMIDVARKFYTVDFLRSYVKLLSWYKMNMFQIHLNDDVGTPFLDGTRAAYRLESATYPGLASPNGHYTKQEFKELQLLGMDYGVNVIPEIDTPGHSRAFTSYNPALGNDHALDISKPETVEFVKNLFNEYLDENDPTFVGPEVHIGTDEYWGPDVERFRWYMDTLIKHINEKGKHPHLWGGLTQYNGTTPISNEATMDIWYEPYGAPQQAADLGYDVLNVQNIYMYIVPTLYGDYLNSQFLYNDWEPIKWENTTLPFGHPRVKGGMFALWNDVSDANGVSMDDSHERMLPGIQVVSEKMWTGTRDDRSFERYMKRAEAIGDAPNANLSRKFKVDNEENQVIQYLFEDQFKDSSGNGFDGKGVNVEMTEGKYEQGVRLKGGTSYIETPVEALGFGWTLSAWVKPDRGNPDDAILMESPAGTLKLKQGKTGKLGFTKEHYDSTFDYVVPEDKWTHLLLKGDNKGVTLFVNVDEYVERLENAYPRLHTLVLPALRIGSETNAFRGVLDNVIMYNKPIELLYTDNKALHQPAESSATEFPYYSPDMAVDGVVSINSRWSSAYVDDAWFIVDLGEPTDINKVVIKWQAGAEKYQLLVSDDKTNWTNVSGDKGTITSQGKLDIVTFETKTARYVKFQGVKRATVFGYSIYEFEVYAPDHIQEYKRLIGLMEHLLPRLKKPERLRELLLQVLNRYPYDATRELRPMQDLLQRARIK is encoded by the coding sequence ATGAAGAAGACGATGAACAAAAAAGCGCTTGGATGGATGCTTGGTATCGTAATAATGACGGCGAGCGTTCTGCCCGGAACTCCGCCATCGCATGTCTATGCCCAGCCGAAAGAGCTGGCGGCAGTTGCGGACGATGAGCCGATCGCGCCTCCAGACGGCGGCGAGCCGGGGACGGTGACGGAGGCTGTCTATCATAAAAATGGAAGCGCATTCCCGGAAGATCCTTCCCCGGATAGAGGCGCCGGCCATTCCCTCGCGGCTGCATTCGGCGGGACGAACCTCGCCCTGAACAAACCGGCCTACTCGTCGGGCAATGAAGTCGATTACCTGAGTCCGGATCTGGCCGTAGACGGGAAGGCCAATACAAGATGGTCTTCCGCGAAGCAGGATGATCAATGGTTCTATGTCGATCTGGGAGAGCGGACCGCGATCGATCGCGTCGTCATCCGCTGGCAGACGCCGGCCGATACATACAAGATCCTTGTGTCGGATGACGGGGAGCAGTGGACGAACGCGAGGGATGGCGACGGCGTCATTCCATGCAAGGGAGGCACCGAAGTAATCGATTTCGCGCCGCTTCAAGCAAGATATGTCAAGTTCCAAGGAGTGAAGCGAGCGCCTGTCGAAGGCGTGCTGTACGGTTACTCCTTCTATGAATTCGAGGTGTACCAATTGAATGACCTGCAATCTATCGCAGACCGGATTCAGGCCACATTGACGGTGCAGGCCGGACAGACCGAGCTGGATTGGTCCGCGGCCGAAGTGCCGGAAGGGTATCGCGCCAGCGTGTACGGGAGCGACCGGCTGCCTGTCATCGATCGCGAAGGCCGTATCCGGATGCCGCTGGTCGATGCCAAAGTGAATCTGATCGTGCAGGTGGAGGATCTGAACGATCCGAACCGCAAAGTGCTGTCGGATAACATTGCGGTTACGGTTCCGGGTCAGTATAAGCAGACCCCGGATCGCAATCCGGAGCCGGACGTCATCCCGTCCTTGCGGGAATGGTATGGCGGATCGGGGACTTATACGTTGACGGCATCATCGCGCATTGTCGTCCGCCCGGAGGACGAAGCGGCGCTGCGCAAGGCGGCGGAGCTGACGCGAGAAGATGTGGCCGGCCTGACGGGATATGAGCTTGAGATTGCCTATGGCCAGCCGCAGACGGGCGATTTGTACTTGTCGCTGGATCCGTCGCTAGCGTGGCTGGGCGAGGAAGGCAACGTCTTCCAGGCCGGAGACTATGTGTCGATCGCCTCGTCTTCGGCGACAGGCGCGTTCTTCGGCACGAGAACCGCGCTTCAGATCCTGAAGCAGCATCCCGATCTCACGATTCCCCGCGGAGAAGCGAGAGATTATCCGAAGTATGAGAAGCGGGGCCTCATGATCGACGTGGCGCGCAAATTTTACACCGTTGATTTTCTGAGAAGCTATGTGAAGCTGCTGTCCTGGTACAAAATGAACATGTTCCAAATTCACCTGAACGATGATGTCGGCACCCCGTTCTTGGACGGAACGAGGGCGGCTTACCGGCTGGAAAGCGCCACGTATCCCGGATTGGCCAGCCCGAACGGACATTATACGAAGCAGGAATTCAAGGAACTCCAGCTTCTGGGCATGGATTACGGAGTCAACGTGATTCCGGAGATTGACACGCCCGGGCATTCCCGCGCTTTTACTTCCTATAATCCCGCGCTGGGGAACGATCACGCCCTCGACATTTCCAAGCCGGAAACCGTGGAGTTCGTGAAAAATCTGTTCAACGAATATTTGGATGAAAACGATCCGACCTTCGTCGGTCCGGAAGTGCATATCGGCACCGATGAATATTGGGGACCGGATGTGGAGCGCTTCCGTTGGTACATGGATACGCTCATCAAGCATATAAACGAGAAAGGCAAGCACCCGCATTTGTGGGGCGGATTAACGCAATACAACGGGACGACCCCGATCAGCAATGAAGCGACGATGGATATCTGGTATGAACCGTATGGGGCCCCGCAGCAGGCGGCCGATCTCGGGTATGACGTGCTGAACGTCCAAAATATTTATATGTATATCGTCCCTACCCTATATGGAGACTATTTGAATTCCCAGTTCTTGTACAATGACTGGGAGCCGATCAAGTGGGAGAATACGACGCTGCCGTTCGGGCATCCCCGCGTAAAGGGCGGCATGTTCGCCTTGTGGAACGACGTCTCGGATGCCAACGGGGTATCCATGGACGATTCGCATGAGCGGATGCTGCCCGGAATCCAGGTCGTGTCCGAGAAAATGTGGACCGGCACGCGGGACGACCGATCCTTTGAACGCTATATGAAGCGGGCGGAAGCGATCGGGGATGCGCCGAACGCGAATCTATCCCGCAAGTTCAAGGTGGATAACGAGGAGAACCAGGTGATTCAATACCTGTTCGAGGACCAGTTCAAGGATAGTTCGGGCAATGGCTTCGACGGAAAAGGCGTCAATGTGGAGATGACGGAAGGGAAATATGAGCAGGGGGTGCGCTTGAAGGGCGGAACCAGCTATATCGAGACGCCGGTCGAGGCGTTGGGATTCGGCTGGACGCTCTCGGCGTGGGTGAAGCCGGATCGGGGGAACCCGGATGACGCGATCCTGATGGAGTCTCCGGCCGGAACGTTGAAGCTCAAGCAGGGCAAGACGGGCAAGCTCGGGTTCACGAAGGAGCACTATGACAGCACGTTCGATTATGTTGTGCCGGAAGACAAGTGGACGCATCTTTTGCTGAAAGGCGACAATAAGGGCGTGACGCTGTTCGTCAATGTGGATGAGTACGTGGAGCGGCTCGAGAATGCGTACCCTCGTCTGCACACGCTCGTGCTCCCGGCGCTGCGCATCGGCAGCGAGACGAACGCGTTCCGGGGCGTGCTGGACAATGTCATCATGTACAATAAGCCGATTGAGCTTCTCTATACGGACAATAAGGCGCTTCATCAACCGGCCGAGTCCTCCGCAACCGAGTTCCCGTATTATTCGCCGGATATGGCCGTGGACGGAGTCGTGTCGATCAATTCCAGATGGTCCAGCGCCTATGTGGACGACGCCTGGTTCATCGTAGATCTGGGCGAGCCGACAGACATCAACAAAGTCGTTATTAAGTGGCAGGCGGGCGCGGAGAAGTATCAGCTGCTCGTCTCCGATGACAAAACGAACTGGACGAATGTATCCGGCGATAAAGGAACGATCACGTCCCAGGGGAAGTTGGATATCGTGACCTTCGAGACGAAGACGGCGCGCTATGTCAAATTCCAGGGCGTGAAGCGGGCCACGGTCTTCGGATATTCCATCTACGAGTTCGAGGTGTATGCGCCGGATCATATCCAGGAATATAAGCGGCTCATCGGCTTGATGGAGCATTTGCTGCCGCGGTTGAAGAAGCCGGAGCGCCTGCGCGAGCTCCTGCTGCAAGTGTTGAACCGCTATCCGTATGACGCGACGCGCGAGCTTCGCCCGATGCAGGATCTGCTGCAACGCGCTCGGATAAAATAA
- a CDS encoding DUF2062 domain-containing protein, with the protein MKRWLKYQFLKLIRTRGAAALVARGFCIGLAVEMFTLPTAGLAFFLIFPLVYWMRGRLAAALVGFAFGKLIYIPVAVVNERVGHWVLPLHWTVHAAALPDWLNRLLTINMNLIVGGMIDGALMALLLYIPMKRFLLAMQKRRWEQRRHYHGHAHG; encoded by the coding sequence GTGAAAAGATGGTTGAAGTACCAGTTCCTGAAGCTGATTCGAACCCGGGGCGCCGCCGCGCTGGTTGCGAGAGGCTTCTGTATTGGACTGGCCGTTGAAATGTTCACACTGCCGACGGCAGGGCTGGCGTTCTTCCTCATCTTTCCTCTGGTGTACTGGATGAGGGGGAGGCTCGCTGCCGCTCTGGTCGGCTTCGCATTCGGGAAGCTGATCTATATTCCGGTCGCTGTCGTCAATGAGCGGGTAGGGCATTGGGTTCTGCCCCTGCATTGGACGGTTCATGCGGCCGCGCTGCCGGACTGGCTGAACCGGCTTCTGACCATCAACATGAATCTGATTGTAGGCGGAATGATTGACGGAGCCTTGATGGCGCTTCTGTTGTATATCCCGATGAAGCGGTTCCTGCTGGCCATGCAGAAGCGGCGCTGGGAGCAACGCCGCCATTATCATGGTCACGCTCACGGATAA
- a CDS encoding 4-hydroxy-3-methylbut-2-enyl diphosphate reductase, giving the protein MEVRKITPRGYCYGVVDAMVLAQQTARNLDLPRPIYILGMIVHNRHVTDAFEDEGIITLDGANRLEILDQIDSGTVIFTAHGVSPEVRKKAREKGLTTVDATCPDVTRTHDLIREKTAEGYEIIYIGKKGHPEPEGAMGVAPDKVHLIETEAEIADLKVGTDRLVITNQTTMSQWDIKHIMNRLIARFPTAEIHNEICMATQERQAAVAEQAAGCDLVIVVGDPRSNNSNRLAQVSEEIAGVRAYRISDLSELKREWLDGVRIVGVTSGASTPTPITKEVIAYLEQYDGNNPETWDLKRTVNMKKLLPVIREKSKS; this is encoded by the coding sequence ATGGAAGTCAGGAAAATTACACCGCGTGGCTATTGCTATGGCGTCGTGGATGCGATGGTGCTGGCACAACAGACGGCGCGCAATCTGGATTTGCCCCGTCCGATTTATATATTAGGGATGATCGTTCATAACCGTCACGTAACGGATGCGTTCGAGGACGAGGGCATCATTACGCTGGATGGGGCGAACCGCCTGGAGATTCTGGATCAGATCGATTCCGGGACGGTGATCTTTACGGCGCACGGCGTATCTCCGGAAGTGCGGAAGAAGGCCCGGGAGAAGGGGCTGACCACCGTCGATGCGACATGTCCCGATGTGACGCGCACGCATGATCTGATTCGGGAGAAGACGGCCGAAGGTTACGAGATTATTTATATCGGCAAAAAAGGGCATCCTGAACCGGAAGGCGCCATGGGCGTAGCCCCGGACAAGGTGCATCTGATCGAGACGGAAGCGGAGATCGCCGATCTGAAGGTTGGCACGGATCGCCTCGTCATTACGAATCAGACGACGATGAGCCAGTGGGATATCAAGCATATTATGAATCGGCTTATCGCCCGCTTCCCGACGGCGGAGATTCATAACGAGATCTGCATGGCGACGCAGGAGAGACAGGCGGCGGTGGCCGAGCAGGCCGCAGGCTGCGACCTCGTCATCGTCGTGGGCGATCCGCGGAGCAACAACTCCAACCGACTGGCCCAGGTCTCGGAGGAGATTGCCGGCGTCCGTGCCTACCGCATCTCCGATCTGTCGGAATTGAAGCGGGAATGGCTCGATGGGGTCCGAATCGTCGGCGTGACCTCGGGCGCGTCAACGCCGACGCCGATTACGAAGGAAGTCATCGCTTATTTGGAGCAGTACGACGGGAATAACCCGGAGACATGGGACTTGAAGCGGACCGTGAATATGAAGAAGCTGCTTCCGGTCATTCGCGAGAAGTCGAAGTCATGA